Below is a genomic region from Xiphophorus couchianus chromosome 9, X_couchianus-1.0, whole genome shotgun sequence.
atggagaggccatgcatattttggcaggctaataataggctttgctgtacatgcatcccctgcttacatggagaaataaagagtcaagagtgaaattactttttctatacaatcacacttgttttatgaactgctggtatacattttgtatcagtagaattatatttgtggaaaatatataaggcCTACATGTATTGGCAAGGTAATAATTTGCTATGCCAGAAAATGCATCCCTCTGctaacttgaagaaatgaagagttaagagggacttcaccttttctacgtaatgatacttattctctgtgcaactgctatacgtttcatatcaacaatagacaggggatacaaatattggcaggctcagtcattaaaatgcatcccctctaCATTAATATGCTAGACAGTTaagcatgatataaaatgttctacataatgggcctctgttttgtaatactttaagctaatatgatgttaaaagaaaaatcgggaaatttcaaaccaaatgcggagagcattttcttcagacacggactgaaaaacgttcgactcatttgtctcaataaatgtgtaaaaaccgtatttatttcaattaatctgcgatataaaacccaccgttttaaggctgacatgtttaagaaacgtgatattgttacgaatatctttaaaagtttcgtcttcggtcatatttcagtccgtttcctcattaaaatgcgagagtttagaaagatgcgcgctcccgcgacaggggatgcaattctcggcaggcatgcatttctgggcataacaccGGCCGGCGGCAATGCGACATCCTCTTGGTTACATCACATCCAGCCGGACAGGTCATGGGTGCGGACACAAACACGCATGTTTGAAACGATGCGGTCAAGGAGCTCGGCCAATGCTGTGTCAGCGTTCTTTATCATCACCCTGCGACGCAGCATCAGAGAAACTGCTTAAATGTATGCGTGCATGCCCGCGGCCCCTTACCCTCTGTTACTTCTCCTAGAAGGCTTTCATTCTCATCATCCCGGGCAGAGAAGAACTTCAGCATCTTATTCTGTTACATCTGAGTGCAGGGGAAGCAGCCGTGGCCTACCCAAAAGCAGAGAATGAGATGATTCCTCCTCCTGTCTTACAGCCCCCCCTCGCTCTCATAGAGATCTTTCCCCCTCCCCGGtgtctctctgcagctctttgaAGAAATCCAAGAGGTGTGCGGAAACGTCCCTCCCCAGTTTGCTGTCCACACAGCCCGCAGGACAGCGTGCGAGCCAAGATAACAGTGCATAGATGCCAACCTTGTGCACAATCTGTCAGGCTGTTTCAGCAAGTCAGCATAAGcacacaaaagcacaaaacctCTGAGGAAAAAGAGGTTAATAACGTCTCAGCATTCACCACATAGCcctatgtaaaaaataaataaataaataaatgtttgtcacatttattttgccATAAACAAACATAACTGTTTTAAGACCTTCTGTGTATAACCTGTAATCGTCACGATGATTAACAATAAGGTGGTGAGATTTAAGCCAGGTTTTCCACACGCCAGCCTGACTCGGTGGGCCACTGTAAAGTAGAAAAGTCTCTGGGATTGTTGGTGATATGTGAAATGCCTGGGCGACATAAACGCAGAGAGACGTTTCTGCTTCTTCTCGGTCCAGCCCAGTCCACGAGGTCATCAACATCTGCGCTAGTTTGCCTCGTCCTTTGAAGCTTCATCGAAGTTCTCCACCAGATCTGCGACACGGGAGCAGATACACTGTTATTTATGCAGCTTTGATGCTTTGCAGTGGCATTCATACCATTTCAACATGTTCgcattttttccacaaacttcCAAGTGCTGTATTGATATTTCAAAGATACGGAGGAggacacaagaagaaaaacagacagaggaGGACAGAACAAAGGGAGGATCgcgaggaggaaaacaaaaatgagatcACTAAGGACGAAGtaaaaaacagatgaaggagcagagaagaaataaagaggagacatttttcaaaaatgtcagaatgttAATGTCAGATGTAAGCTTAATTCACATCTTACtgacattttatatttgtttctaaaaatcaaaaacacattttatttgtatagcacatttcagcagcaaggcattcaaagtgctttatatcatatcaaacacagaaacacaatgcaacatagaatcaacaatcaaaacacgacattaagtcaagtttcatcattaaatttgtaattgattacgtttcacatacaatcctaaacaggtgggtttttagtcgagactTAAAGggagtcagtgtttcagctgttttacagttttctggaagtttgttccaaatttgtggtgcatagatgctgaaagctgcttctcctcgtttggttctggttctggggatgcagagcagaccagaaccggaagacctgagaggtctagAGGCACATCCTGTTGTCTGTAATGTCGGTTTCGGGGGACTGGACAAGCTGAACATGAACAGAATCTGCCAGGAGTTTGTTGAATCCAGCGACACCCGAGGAAGTACATCTAGTTCTTTCATTTAGAGAAGTGGTGCTTATCTTCTGTGAGGCGGAAATGGTTTTAGTGTGGCTGACAGACACTGTAGTTTTTCACAGACGGACAGATAAGCTCACATACGGTAGATAAATTGTATGGAtggctaaaacattttatttatttcaaagccAACAGCTGCAATTTATCATCTAAAAGTATAGGCGCTGTGCATTTATGAGTGGGTGCAAATAAATTCTGCTGGATGCAATCATAAAAGTGGACCTTCCACCTAGTGCAATTGTTGACATTGCTGgttaaacagaaaaacctgTTCATGGGTGGACTAATACAGAACAATGCTTCTATGattaattttaataacattatttaaaCATGCTGAGGACTCAACCATACAAGGCAAAGGAGCAGGAACGAGAGAGCATGTGCTGGAGTTACAACTAGTTTCAAGAGGTTTTCTGCGACCCAGCATGGTTTATGGTAAACTGCCAACAAGGACTTAATGATCTTTATGGCCTTCTATTCTATGAAGATCAGATTTGTGGAATTACAATTAGTTGTTCTTTCACTTAAGCTGTAGGCCTCTGCAGCTCCGCCCAATTTGCTACTGGTTTTAGGGTACTTCTGTAAGTAATGATCTCCTTGCCAGGTCTTTCAGTTTAGGTCGATGGACGCGTCCGAGTAGGTCTGGAGTTGTGCCGTACTCTTTCCATTCTCAGACGATAGATTAAACAGGTCTCAGTAAGGCGATCAAAGCTTGGGACATTGCTATATAACCCAACTCGGCATCAACTTTCTCCCCGAGCTGCCCGCTGTGATCCTCGGTCTTCCTGActctgtttgttctctaatattctctaacaaacctcagaGGTCACAACAGAACACTTGGATTtgtactgagattaaattacacaatgtTGGCACTGTGCACTGGAGTTACTCTATTAGATTTAGCAAGCGCGACTGAATTTTCGTTGCTTACAGAGTCTCTAAACAACTGTGACATTTACAAAGAACACACCTGGAACctcatcatcctcttcctcaaTGTCTTCTGGCTTTGGAGGTTTGCCATCGAGAGCTGAGAgagaataaaaatccaaaacataaacCAATTATGTTTTCATAGTTTAAAACTAACATTTCCCTTGTGGTAAATCAAATACCAGAAAGGTTTATTTCAAGAACCTGTTGTTACTGAGTCtctaaatgtatatatatatatagctcaTCATGTTGTGTACAAAACAGACTGGAGATCTTAGtttcagaacaaaatgtaattattatgaACATGAGAACAATCTTAATGACTGGATGCATATCAGCGGCATCAAAGATTTGTTCAAAAATAGTGATTCCAGTAATAAAGATAAGGCTTGATGTGCTACACTCTTGATAATGAAGAAATAACTTCTTACTTTTCAGTCTGTCACTATATATTTATAACTCATCTAGTAACTTGCTGAGGTGGATCACTTTTTCCAATAAACAGACGAGTCCATAGCAAGTTATGTATTCATTAGATGAAATTGGACAAAGATCCCCTAAACTGCTGCACTCACCATCTCGTCTCTATTGAGACGGAGATTCTTTCAAAGGTTTTGGATAAAATGATCCCTCCCAGAATTAGATGATCAAGCAATCTAACCTGGTAACACATTTGTGCCACTTTATTCTTCTTCTCAGAATGACAAAATATCCACGAGTCAACATTTTAGGCAGCTACTTATTTCTCCACACCAACAGCTACAGACACAAATCTTTCGCTCGACCTGCACCCACCTTGCCGGGGGAAGTGTTCAGCCAGCTTCCGCAGGCTGCTGAGGCTGTCCCCTCCAAGCTGACTGAGGATGCTGGGAAGCATCTCTGTCAGCTGCTTGGTCTCAGCGTGGCCTGTGATGGCGAACGTGTTGGCGGACAGAGACGCCTGGACCTTCGGGTTGTTAAAGTGGATCACAGTCCCGTCGTCCTTGATCATGTTCACCTGGAGCGGAGAAAGAATGATCTCTAAACATGTTTGGCATGCTGCGAAGTAATGGAAGCTGCCCGGGTTattatgaaatgtaaaagtttgTACCTCCTCGATCCCAGCTATGTTGTTGACAACTAACTTCTTCAGTGAACTCTGGAGCTTTTTGTCATCTGCCGTTGCAGTTCTGTGCACCACCTTCTTCTTCCTGCGCGCTGAGCCctgaaaccaaaacacaaaaaagctcTTCAATGATATAACCACTTGCAAAAGTGTAAACATATATATGAAGTCGTGGTTTTTGGGGCTGAATATGGTTTGAATACTGCAACAGTTATTGTTTTGCATGACAAAGCAAAACCTGATTTTACTTCATTAATCTGAGTCTAAaacctttaatattttaatatgctTAATCTGTTTGGTGCCTtgatttaggcaaaaaaaacaacaaacctcaaTTTCAGAGAGACTAATATGATTGACTGCTCTAATCAGCGATGCAGCCAAGAGACCCAGGGGAGCTGGAGAGATTCATAGCTAaagtgggagaatctgttgttGGAAACACCATAAGCTGTGTAATCTACCAGTCTGGGTGttgcagaaaattaaaagaaggaAGTCACAGTGGAATGAAAGCCACAAGAAGTTGCATTGCAGTGTGAACAAGTTTGCAAAGGCACTTGAAGTCAATAAGGTGGATATTCTGGAGTGGCCCAGTCGAAGTCCACGCCTTGATTCCCAAGAGAATTTGTGACTTGAAAGGGGGATGTTCACAACCTATCCCCATGACCTGACAGAGCTTCAACAGTTTAGGATCCAGACTGAGATCCATCCACACAGACTCCAGGCTGTGATTGTAACCAAAGGTGCATCTATCAATTATTGACACGAATggggtgaatatttatgtccttattgtgttttatttgattctcattattttgtaggaattagttttactttaacattCAAGAGAGGGAAGGGgtatatttaatttagtttgtgtcaaaaaaaagctaaactttgtttattgtgattgatttgtaaaaacaataaaagagcAAAGCATTCAAGAGAGTGAATACTTTTATAGGCACTGTATTTCTGCATCTTGACAGTCTGAaacattctttctttcttagttCTCAGTGCTTTTTTGTAACACGTTTTTAAGATATCATCGTTACCAAAGACCAGTCTGAATTGGACAGCTCACCTTTCCTCCTATCCGCACCTGGGCTTGAAGCTTTGCCAGTTTCTCTTGATTCATGCTGTCACCTGCCAGGAAACCACACAATGACATtagcagcataaaaaaaaaactaccgaCATGGTAGCTGCTTTGATTAGCTTCAACCTTAGCTCTGCCTTTAAGGAACACCGTGTAGAAATAAAGCAGATCTATAAAAAGCGCACACATGCTGTAAACTGGAAGCCAGATGCGATCAGATGTGAATTTATCAGCCTGCGTGTCCAACAGCTGCACACATGAACCCATAACAAACAGCACAGCCGTCCTCTCCTGCGTCCAGAAAACAACAACCTCACAGTCCGCTCACACAAACAAGCTGCGATCTGAACAAACCTGCAGAAATCTCCCCAGATGTTTGCAGCAGAGAAGCATACAGCTGCGTCTTCTGTTCTTCTTCGACCAGTAATAGAGACCTGAGATCGGGATTATGCTGACACCCACTGGACGTTTAgcatattacaaaaacaaagcgATTGCATTTTGATTCGTAAAACACCTGAATTTTACACtggagttttgttttaatgacacTGTATACTCCTAATGAGGCCaaatataaataagaaattaaaaagcatGCCTCTTACCGATGTTgcgtttaacatttttattcaactttgCAAATTTGTGTGGGAGAGCTTCATttcatattacattttttactttctgatcCTATCTTGATGTATGTTTTAATGATGCACAATAATTGTCAGAGTTTTGCAAATAGTTATCTCATGGATAAGTGAGATAACTTACTTATTCATGAGATAATAAGTAAGTTATTATCTCATAACTTACTTATTATCCAGCTTGTTTCCAGCCTGGAAACAAGGTGAGGTGGACCATGCTGTTCTTTGAGAAACCAGTTTCAACTAGTTCAGAGAGACCACTCTACTCCTTATCCTTACGCTTCTGTTTTATGACTGACCCCCACCCCGCTTTCAATAAAACCAGGCTTCTGCAGGGGGACAAGTTGGAGTTGTCCTGAGGCACCACTGAGACTCTCCCCTTTGCAAAGGCTGAAGTGATACTACTGTGGTTCTTAATATGTACAGGTTAACAATAATTACTTCTACCACTAGTTCTACCCTACCATTCAAactcaatttttcattttgtcacatgacaGCCACACATTTCTtagtattgttttttattattattattttaatttgataaaataatgcaaagtaatgtcatatttttatatattgaaaCTTCACTAGCAAGGACCATGCCACAAAGATACAAGTTTAAAGATTCATTGATGGAGGGATGAAAGGATGAGGGATGAAGGAATGAGGGATGAAGGGATGAAGGGACATAGGGATAAAAGGATGTAGTGATGAGGGATGTAGGGATGAAGGGATAAAGGGATGAAGGGATGAAGGAATGAAGGGATGTAGAGATATAGGGATGAAGGGATGTAGAGATGTAAGGATAatggttttcttattttccGAGCCCGCGTAGGACCCCCCCAGACGGAACCTGTAGCAAAAGAAGCAAAGCATAGTTATGAATGAAGAGGGATGAGATTAAATAGATAGAGGGTGAGGAAGGGCGGGGTTGAcgaaaatgtaacaaactgaGATGAATGGGTGACCGAAGTATAAGTAGAATGATTAGAGGTGTGGTTTGGGCGTGGCCCTGCTCCCGAACCTAAGTTAACGCATTAACTTCATTGCTGGAAAATTTGGCCTGCAGAGAGTTGCATTTTACTGTGAGATTTTTAGAGTTCATGactaataattgtttttattgatagactcttccacctgagctgtagaTCTGTGTATATCCTCCATAGCCTTTTAGCTGCTTCTCCTCACTCAGCCTGTCAGTATACGTGGATAGCTTTGTTCTGGCATCCTTACGGATGTGCTAAACAcctttcattttaatgtaagaagaacagaattaaaatctaacataaaatacacataaattGTATTCTATGCTATTGGGACTGTATTTTACAACCTCTATTTACAATGTTTGCAGTTGACATAACTGACTTTTACAGCTAGTATATTAGAGTAGCGAACAATAGCTCATAAAGTAATCAAGATAATAAAACTATCACACTAACATTAAGTCATAACATGTATTAGTTTAATGCTTGtaagtcatttaaaacattttacccaaaaatcaaccatttcttttgtaaaaatgcaCTAGAGAAGTGGAGAGAGATTTGTTCTGTGGGGCTCTATTAGCTCAATGAGCAGCATTTCTCTCAACATGCGAGAAACCACTCTAATTAGTCTgcatgactttattttattacgGCTTCAATAGCAGGAGCCATTTATAATGAAATCCATAAAggtcaaaacaaaaagtcttgGCCATCTTATATCAATCAGCTCACTCTCCAGGATTTGAAAAAGGGAAGCAGGCATTCAGTGTGTTGGCCCCCACAGCGTGGAatcagttgcagtctgaacttaagatgtcggaaatgatttcattggacttatttcgagcagttcttaaagataggcaacaagattctatggaacagtgtcattgtttttaaattgtttttattgttttatacttgtgcatatgtattaattgtttttatcttgtaaccaggttgctatgtactgcaaatgtttttgcccaggtccctcttgaaaatgagatctagatctcaacggggtttacctggttaaataaaggaatatatatatatatatatatatatatatatatatttatttatttttatatatatgtatatttatttatttatatatatatacattcatatatacagtatgtatatatgtatatatatatatttatttttatatatatgtatatttatttatttatatatatatacattcatatatacagtatgtatatatgtgtatatatatatattgaattaACCTTTCTGTGTAATGGAATTAAGCAGAAATGTTCAcatccaaaatgttttaatcaaaaacaaggtcaatattgatcaaattaaatcagtggttgttgttgtcaTGCACGTATGGTCCGAAATCATTCATTCACATTTCACGGCAAAGTGGTATGATATTCTGGAGCTGCACTCAAAACAGAGACATTAAGCTTCACTAGAACAACAAGTGGTGGAAATAATCCTCCAAAATGTCTTCTAAGCACTAAAAATTTCAGACAGTTTTGTTCTGAGCCACTTACGGAACAAAGACGATTCTCAATGAGATGTTAAAATGCAACGTCATTCAGATCAGAACTGCACTGCCGCTTGTGTAGTCAACCAGTGACAAATTCTTCCACATCCTGGTCCTGTTTTCTCTTCAGATCAAACCTTTCTGGCCAAAGTTCAGGTGATGGATTGGACGGCAGTGTCTGGCAGGGGCTGTCTGCTGTATCGGATGCAATAAGATTTGCTTGGCTCCCGCGAGCTACCGAGCGTGCTGCGCTGCCAGCGGTGGAAGGTGTGAAGCTTTGAACCCCAGCAGCTGTGAAACAACATGAAGATTTTCCTCAGGACCGCCTTCCTCAAAAGGATGTAGACCCAGGGGTCCAAGATCTGGTTCCATGTGGCCATCCGTATCGTTGTCAGTAGACTGAAACTGGACGGTTCATCTTTAGCTCTGGTGCTGAGAATGATCACATGGACCTGGAGCACAGAATAATACAAAGTGAAATACTAGAGCTAAAGAAAATACcttgaatttgagtttgttgGCCAGTTATTCCAATGAAAGGTAGAAAgaattgatgaaaaaaatcaacattttatgcaaaacttacgtttttcttgttttatgcaAGACGTTGTGATTAATATTTTGTCAATGACTAAGTTATCTATCCACAGACTAGCTTTGATTTGTGAAAGGAGATTGACCCGAATGTTCAAGAACAACCCAGGAACCTCCAGAAGTTAAAGACACTCATAAACTGACAGATGCTTGAACTCCAGTGTCTCTGTCCACAGTGGAGCAACTTTACTGTCACCAAAGACAACAATCTCAAAACACATATAATGGAATGGGTAATGCAGGCTAACATTAAGCTTCTCAAATGCCCATGACCTGAACCACAATGAAGATTTGTGGACTACATTTAAAAGCTGGGTCCATTCCAGGAAACTAATCAATTTGAATGCGTGTTACTGTTTCTGATAGCAGCATTAAAATATGCAGACAGAAACTTGATTAATGCTACAAATAGCGTGTCATTTCTCTACAATTTGCTAAGGAACATATTAGCGGGAGGCAATATCTGCATATTTGAGCCTATAATTTTAATCCTGATCACATTAGAGAAAagttaagaaattaaaataaaataagcatgcATACCATAACTCTGACAATAACGTAACCTAgtgagaaaataattaaaaaaataaagacagaaaatggaaaGCCCAGGATTTTACTTTGACTGATTAAGGTTTTAATCTCACTCTCAAAACCTCAAACACCAACAAATATGTAACCAATGAAGCTCTTTGCATTGGCTCCCACGAAATAGTGAAATTCTTCCCATCAAATCTGCTAAGTAATGACACACTGAGAGCAAGGGCTTACCAGTAATGGACCCCAGCACACGCAGCTCACCAGCATGATAGCCAGCAGCTGGCAGATCATCTCCAGGTGGTAGGATGTGCCTCTGCAACCGTGTTTGTGGCGCAGCCTGCCGTGCAGCAGGGCACAGCTCGCCAGAGTATTGCACACAATGGAGAGCAGAAGAGCCAGCAGACCCAGAATGGAGAAGATCAGAGGTAGCAGCACATCTAGCCAGTCTCTGGGCTGCTCCATGTGGAAGAAGCACCAGCTCCTGGACCTCTGAACCTCATAAGGTCTCCTCAGCAGCACAGGCAGGAACGCCACCAGTGCGGCGAGCAGCCAGGTGAAACCAAGCAGCCTTTTCATGAGGTGCGAGGACAATACTGCTGAGTGGAAGATGGGCTTGGTTACTCCGATGAAGCGCTCCACGGCCATTGCACTCGAGAGAAGCAAGGGGCTCAGACCGTAGAACACCATGCACACCCCGAAGATGTTGCAGACGATGCCGTGCGGGTCAAAAGTGTCCCACTTCCTGTGAAAGCGGTAGACGTGCAGCACAAGGGAGCCATTGATGAGGTGACCCAGCAGGTCAGTGGTCACCAGGCTGCTGGCAAAGAGCAGGAAGGACGCCTTGGACTTGATGCGGTGGCGACTGTATGATTTGATCAGAATGAAGAGAGCGAAGCTGTTGGAGAAGATGCCCACCGTCATGGAGATGACGGATGCAGTGACAGACAGCTCCTTATGGCAGCAGGTGGAGTTGgaacctctgacctctgacctgtacCGGGTTTCGGAGCTGTCGTTGGATGACATGACTTACTGcaatctctaaaaaaaataaaaataaaaaatttgaaaaacagatttaatctACTTGAATCATAACTTTACAAGTATTTTGTGCTGTGTGATTTTCTTGACAAGGGGTATtcatccagatgtttttttttgtagattaaaGAAGATACCCtcatgtttataaataaaatctgcgCTCAGCTTgagctgtaaaaatattttcaaatcaaagaatattacagaacatagttaaataaataatgaacgTACCAGCTCAATAAAACTggtaattaaatcaaattcaagGTCTAGATGTCGCTCTTGTTAAACGCCTGAAAATGTCAGAAGAAGAAGGACTTCTTACCTCCAGTTTAGTTTGCTGTCTCCGGTGGTAAACAGCCTCCCTAACTCGCTGTCTTTTGAATCAGCAGAATTAAAGGCACATCTCTCCGTCTCTCGGTGAATGCCACTGAAAGTCGCTGTTCCGCCTTCGCTCGGCAGGTGGAAACCTTGGTGAGAGCTCAAAGATGAGGCGAGCTGCACAGGAGGCATCACCGACTCAGACGCACCTTAAAAACGTTTGAAGcatcttttttggggggggaaaaagagacagaagaataacaggaaaaaaacgaatgcccttttatttttgtcaggcGAAAATCTGACCTGGCAGTGAAACAAAATTGTGTCAGTTGTTAAATTACGCATTATCTTTAATTCATTTGACCCATTTAACTCAATTGTGCTTCTCTTACAACACAAGTCAGCAAAATGGATGTAAAGACCGAGTCGACACCCAGGGGGTAGGGTGGGAGTGTGACTGTTCAGCCCATTCCCACCCAGGACTTATACGCATGATGAATTTGAGAATTGAACGGAGCAAGGAAGAGTtgatagttatttattttacagtgtcCAACATTTGAGAACTCCAAAGTCACTTACTCTCGgttcaaaatataaacatttaggTAAAAAATAAGGAGATATACAACGTTTTAAAACTATGGACATGAAGTTTAGAGAGTTTTTTCTAAAGCATTAGTTCTCAGTTTGGCTCTAACTCAGTAAAGCTTTCATTCCAAGTTTTTAGATAATGGTCGAACCGGTCTgggatttttttcagcttttttgggttatgttagaaaatggaaacagcaacagcaaaaagaaaataaggtagaagaataaaatatagCTCTGCATGTTTGACTTAGAAAAGTACAGAAGTGTTTCAC
It encodes:
- the btf3l4 gene encoding transcription factor BTF3 homolog 4 isoform X1 — encoded protein: MCAAVGHAGDSMNQEKLAKLQAQVRIGGKGSARRKKKVVHRTATADDKKLQSSLKKLVVNNIAGIEEVNMIKDDGTVIHFNNPKVQASLSANTFAITGHAETKQLTEMLPSILSQLGGDSLSSLRKLAEHFPRQALDGKPPKPEDIEEEDDEVPDLVENFDEASKDEAN
- the btf3l4 gene encoding transcription factor BTF3 homolog 4 isoform X2 gives rise to the protein MNQEKLAKLQAQVRIGGKGSARRKKKVVHRTATADDKKLQSSLKKLVVNNIAGIEEVNMIKDDGTVIHFNNPKVQASLSANTFAITGHAETKQLTEMLPSILSQLGGDSLSSLRKLAEHFPRQALDGKPPKPEDIEEEDDEVPDLVENFDEASKDEAN
- the ptgfr gene encoding prostaglandin F2-alpha receptor, with product MSSNDSSETRYRSEVRGSNSTCCHKELSVTASVISMTVGIFSNSFALFILIKSYSRHRIKSKASFLLFASSLVTTDLLGHLINGSLVLHVYRFHRKWDTFDPHGIVCNIFGVCMVFYGLSPLLLSSAMAVERFIGVTKPIFHSAVLSSHLMKRLLGFTWLLAALVAFLPVLLRRPYEVQRSRSWCFFHMEQPRDWLDVLLPLIFSILGLLALLLSIVCNTLASCALLHGRLRHKHGCRGTSYHLEMICQLLAIMLVSCVCWGPLLVHVIILSTRAKDEPSSFSLLTTIRMATWNQILDPWVYILLRKAVLRKIFMLFHSCWGSKLHTFHRWQRSTLGSSREPSKSYCIRYSRQPLPDTAVQSIT